The bacterium genomic sequence TCTTAAACAGGAAATCGCCTAAGTTTCGATTTCGAATATTTTATCTCTACTTGTCTGACCAGAGACGAGTGTAATTCTTGATTTGGGAACGTTCAACTTTCGGGAAAGTAGTTCGATGACGGCTTGATTGGCAGCG encodes the following:
- a CDS encoding DUF167 domain-containing protein yields the protein MRVTTRADRNELKEESEERFRARVSAPPVEGAANQAVIELLSRKLNVPKSRITLVSGQTSRDKIFEIET